Proteins from one Planctomyces sp. SH-PL62 genomic window:
- a CDS encoding ABC transporter permease subunit, whose amino-acid sequence MALRLGLGPVFVYEWLRTSRRWQLYASRAGFVAVLLCGLGILWASQPRRVDDGLSIREVAAFGRSLYETIANTELTLVLLAAPAATAGAVCLDKSRGSLLQVMATDLTDAEIVLGKLGSGLLPVVGLVFCVLPVMMLASLLGGSDPVALVGSFAVMLGTAVLACTLAFAMSVWGRKTHEVLSATYLILILWIAGVPFLGLTGRLALHAPSVWIESAFDLLLWTNPYRLVAPAYNEPASDHLARVGAYLAGCLGLSALMAGATIARIRPVTLRQQGEAAQPARHRTGGSRVRLPALLPSPSLDANPVLWREWSRMRPSRWGRAIWVVYSVIAVAVTWLAIASVLTGGVGRMGDAAIFANIYLVGVGLLLLSVRAATTLSEERVRGSLDVLLTTPMSTPAILAGKWWGTFRLVPLLALLPGVIGFTACLGSSRWGHLLGLLALILAYGAAVISAGLAISVWVARQGRVLALSVGLYVAACVGWVVFAVVVFRDSNTTGPMVAMGSPIYGPVFGTIGVLGDRFIGPSGMMDVLPYWLLAWNAAYWTLAVVLFQAARFSFDACLGRATGRVVDEPAEDGFWALLPRFRRREAETGEPSLAGASTDPARAT is encoded by the coding sequence ATGGCGTTACGGCTCGGTCTCGGCCCCGTGTTCGTCTACGAGTGGCTCCGCACGTCGCGGCGGTGGCAGCTCTACGCCTCGCGTGCGGGCTTCGTCGCGGTCCTCCTCTGCGGCCTCGGGATCCTCTGGGCCTCGCAACCGCGCCGGGTCGACGACGGGCTCTCCATCCGGGAGGTCGCCGCATTCGGCCGGTCTCTCTACGAGACGATCGCGAACACCGAGCTGACGCTGGTGCTGCTCGCGGCGCCGGCGGCGACGGCCGGGGCCGTCTGCCTCGACAAGTCCCGCGGCTCGTTGCTCCAGGTCATGGCCACCGACCTCACCGACGCCGAGATCGTCCTGGGCAAGCTCGGATCGGGTCTGCTCCCGGTGGTCGGGCTGGTCTTCTGCGTGCTGCCGGTGATGATGCTCGCCTCACTCCTGGGGGGTAGCGACCCGGTGGCGCTCGTCGGCTCGTTCGCGGTCATGCTGGGGACGGCCGTCCTGGCCTGCACGCTCGCGTTCGCGATGTCGGTCTGGGGGCGCAAGACGCATGAGGTGTTGAGCGCCACGTATCTGATCCTGATCCTGTGGATCGCCGGGGTGCCGTTTCTGGGCCTGACGGGACGGCTCGCCCTCCATGCGCCGAGCGTCTGGATCGAGTCCGCTTTCGATTTACTCCTCTGGACGAACCCCTACCGACTGGTCGCCCCGGCTTACAACGAGCCGGCCTCCGACCACCTGGCCCGGGTGGGTGCGTACCTCGCCGGCTGCCTGGGGTTGTCCGCCTTAATGGCGGGGGCGACCATCGCTCGCATCCGTCCCGTGACGCTGAGGCAGCAGGGGGAAGCCGCACAACCCGCCCGGCACCGAACCGGCGGGAGTCGCGTTCGCCTGCCGGCGCTCCTGCCGTCGCCGTCGCTCGACGCCAATCCCGTCCTCTGGCGCGAGTGGAGTCGGATGCGTCCCTCGCGCTGGGGACGCGCCATCTGGGTCGTCTACTCCGTGATCGCCGTCGCGGTGACGTGGCTGGCGATCGCGAGCGTGCTGACCGGGGGGGTCGGACGAATGGGCGACGCCGCGATCTTCGCGAATATCTACCTGGTCGGCGTCGGCCTGCTCCTCCTGAGCGTGCGCGCCGCGACGACGCTGTCCGAGGAGCGGGTCCGGGGGAGCCTGGACGTGCTGCTCACGACCCCGATGAGTACGCCGGCCATCCTCGCCGGCAAGTGGTGGGGTACGTTCCGGCTCGTCCCGCTCCTGGCCCTCCTGCCGGGCGTCATTGGTTTCACCGCGTGCCTTGGGAGCAGTCGATGGGGCCACCTGCTCGGACTCCTCGCCTTGATCCTGGCCTACGGGGCGGCCGTGATCAGCGCGGGACTGGCGATCTCGGTCTGGGTCGCCCGCCAGGGCCGGGTGCTCGCGTTGAGCGTCGGGCTCTACGTGGCCGCATGCGTCGGATGGGTCGTCTTCGCGGTGGTGGTATTCCGCGATTCCAACACGACCGGCCCCATGGTCGCGATGGGCTCGCCAATCTATGGCCCGGTCTTCGGGACGATCGGAGTCCTGGGCGACAGGTTCATCGGGCCCAGCGGCATGATGGATGTCCTCCCTTACTGGCTGCTCGCCTGGAATGCGGCTTACTGGACGCTCGCGGTCGTACTGTTCCAGGCGGCCCGGTTCAGCTTCGACGCCTGCCTCGGCCGGGCGACCGGACGGGTCGTCGACGAGCCCGCCGAGGACGGGTTCTGGGCCTTGCTCCCGCGATTCCGTCGACGGGAGGCCGAGACCGGCGAGCCGAGCCTGGCGGGCGCCTCGACGGACCCGGCTCGAGCGACGTAA
- a CDS encoding ATP-binding protein, giving the protein MQRLGQPTSLIAALPPIEAGAGLIGLMIAMALATLGASGFALRQRARLRRLTAATASESLRRTLAEKAARETEAVYHSLVETLPQSFLRKDLEGRFTFANQRFFNELGHPRDEVVGKTDYDFFPRPLAEKYRADDRWVVETGRVLDIVEQHVTPRGETLHVQVMKTPLHAADGGLIGIQAIFWDVTARIRAEEQLREKNVELEGLARSEHQAHEALKQAQSLLVQNEKLASLGQLVAGVAHEINNPLAFVSNNVAVLERDIRDLLRLIELYRRDDQGAPADPVLTEERTEILERIDLEYCLDNFPRLIERTREGLRRIERIVKELRLFARVDEGEWNEVDLNPGIESSINMVKGYARKKGVQIVMDLGAMPAVRCRAARIHQVILNLLTNAIDACGENGLVTVRTETEADAMGVRVDIDDNGGGIPPEVRDRIFDPFFTTKPLGQGTGLGLSISYGIIQEHNGRIEVQSTVGYGSCFSVHLPIEPSRSPYGGPAAESHPDAGAGRPVVEERVPHPSSPPTPTPADAAPTRSATITPRGPQP; this is encoded by the coding sequence GTGCAACGACTGGGTCAGCCGACATCCCTGATCGCGGCCCTCCCGCCGATCGAAGCCGGCGCCGGGTTGATCGGCCTCATGATCGCGATGGCCCTGGCCACCCTCGGCGCGTCCGGGTTCGCCCTCCGCCAGCGCGCCCGGCTCCGAAGGCTCACGGCCGCGACCGCGAGCGAGTCCCTGCGGCGCACGCTCGCGGAGAAGGCGGCCCGCGAGACCGAGGCCGTCTATCACTCCCTCGTCGAGACCCTCCCCCAGTCCTTCCTGCGGAAAGACCTGGAAGGGCGGTTCACCTTCGCCAACCAGCGCTTTTTCAACGAACTCGGCCACCCGCGCGACGAGGTCGTCGGGAAGACCGATTACGATTTCTTCCCCAGGCCGCTCGCCGAGAAGTACCGGGCCGACGACCGCTGGGTGGTTGAGACCGGCCGGGTGCTCGACATCGTCGAGCAGCACGTCACCCCTCGGGGCGAGACGCTACACGTCCAGGTCATGAAGACGCCGCTCCACGCGGCCGACGGCGGGCTGATCGGCATCCAGGCGATCTTCTGGGACGTCACGGCGCGGATCCGCGCCGAGGAGCAGCTGCGCGAGAAGAACGTGGAACTGGAAGGGCTGGCCCGATCCGAGCACCAGGCGCACGAGGCGCTCAAGCAGGCGCAGAGCCTCCTCGTCCAGAACGAGAAACTCGCCAGCCTGGGCCAGCTCGTCGCCGGGGTCGCCCACGAGATCAACAATCCGCTCGCCTTCGTCAGCAACAACGTGGCGGTCCTGGAGCGCGACATTCGAGACCTGCTTCGGCTGATCGAGCTCTACCGTCGCGACGACCAGGGGGCGCCCGCGGATCCCGTTCTCACGGAGGAACGCACGGAGATCCTCGAGCGGATCGACCTCGAATACTGCCTCGACAACTTCCCCCGGCTGATCGAGCGGACCCGCGAGGGGCTGAGGCGGATCGAGCGGATCGTCAAGGAGCTTCGGCTGTTCGCCCGCGTCGACGAGGGCGAGTGGAACGAGGTCGACCTGAACCCCGGCATCGAATCTTCCATCAACATGGTGAAGGGCTACGCGCGCAAAAAGGGAGTGCAGATCGTCATGGATCTGGGCGCGATGCCGGCCGTCCGCTGCCGCGCCGCGAGGATCCACCAGGTGATCCTCAACCTGCTCACCAACGCCATCGACGCCTGCGGCGAGAACGGCCTGGTGACCGTCAGGACCGAGACCGAGGCCGACGCCATGGGCGTCCGCGTGGATATCGACGACAACGGCGGCGGGATCCCCCCGGAAGTCCGCGACCGGATCTTCGACCCCTTCTTCACGACCAAGCCGCTGGGCCAGGGGACCGGCCTGGGGCTCTCCATCAGCTACGGGATCATCCAGGAGCACAACGGTCGGATCGAGGTGCAGTCCACGGTCGGCTACGGCTCCTGCTTCTCCGTACATCTCCCGATCGAGCCGTCGCGCTCGCCGTACGGCGGCCCCGCCGCGGAGTCCCACCCAGACGCCGGGGCGGGCCGCCCGGTGGTGGAGGAACGCGTCCCGCATCCCTCCTCGCCCCCGACGCCGACGCCGGCGGACGCGGCGCCGACCCGATCCGCCACCATCACCCCCCGGGGGCCGCAGCCATGA
- a CDS encoding sugar phosphate isomerase/epimerase family protein, producing the protein MRLGLINSAWVQAGRGTAFGIQKTREIGFDCIDVFADPLDVDARERRLIRTECARAGLPIVSLPCVAVGLIDFNPSVQRFHADRVRAYLDFAYELEARNVLLVIGEYIWQKEVIPPAEQWSTGVRRLQELGDYAADLGLEIALELEPFAMALLNDVASMSRFLDDVDRPSVKANIDVSHLVLSDQPPSTIEALRGRVAHVHISDCDGKVHGDLPPGRGVVDFPPYLKAIKKLGLDDATVSIELEYSPDPGRIVEWVEEAYATTAALMRDAGLRP; encoded by the coding sequence ATGAGACTCGGATTGATCAACTCGGCGTGGGTGCAGGCGGGCCGGGGGACGGCCTTCGGCATCCAGAAGACCCGGGAGATCGGCTTCGACTGCATCGACGTCTTCGCCGACCCGCTCGACGTGGACGCCCGCGAACGTCGGCTGATCCGAACCGAATGCGCGCGGGCCGGCCTGCCGATCGTCAGCCTCCCGTGCGTGGCCGTCGGCCTGATCGATTTCAACCCGAGCGTCCAGCGGTTCCACGCGGATCGGGTCCGGGCCTATCTCGACTTCGCGTACGAGTTGGAAGCGCGGAACGTCCTGCTGGTGATCGGCGAATACATCTGGCAGAAAGAAGTGATCCCTCCCGCCGAGCAGTGGTCGACCGGCGTCCGCCGGTTGCAAGAGCTCGGCGACTATGCGGCCGACCTCGGACTGGAGATCGCGCTCGAGCTGGAGCCGTTCGCGATGGCGCTGCTCAACGACGTCGCGAGCATGTCGCGATTCCTCGACGACGTGGACCGCCCGTCGGTGAAGGCGAACATCGACGTCTCCCACCTCGTCCTCTCGGATCAGCCCCCGTCGACGATCGAAGCCCTCCGGGGCCGGGTGGCCCACGTCCACATCTCCGACTGCGACGGCAAGGTCCACGGCGACCTTCCCCCCGGCCGGGGCGTCGTCGACTTTCCCCCGTACCTCAAAGCGATCAAGAAGCTGGGCCTGGACGACGCGACCGTCTCGATCGAGCTCGAATACTCTCCCGATCCCGGCCGGATCGTCGAATGGGTGGAAGAAGCCTATGCGACGACCGCCGCGCTGATGCGCGACGCCGGCCTTCGCCCGTGA
- the hemG gene encoding protoporphyrinogen oxidase — MTVMTERTSGSKSSDRVVVIGGGLSGLAAANRIQRSGSALRRPVEVVVLEAKDRVGGVIATERRDGFTLELGPDSFITNKPWAADLCRSLDLEDQLIEAAPALRRSFVVRKGKLAPVPEGFVLMAPHRLRPILASPILSLRGKIRLLAEALIPRREKPGEESLAAFVRRRLGREALDRLVQPLVGGMYTGDPNNLSLKATLPQFLAMEQEHGSLIRAAWRRRKDAEARLETESSGARFGMFVSLAEGMGALPRALAATLRAGTVRTNAAVRRITRATNGSGWLVEPLDGPPIEADAVVATTEAHATARMIDGVDPSLALQLRGIPYASSIIVNVAYRRDRIQHPMNGFGFVVPAIEERRILAGSFLNVKFPRRAPEGTALIRVFVGGAAQPELFDLDDDAVRQIVSAELGELIGATGDPIFLEITRHARSMPQYVLGHLELVETIRRKAARHPNLFLTGVAYDGVGIPDCIRAAEATADAVVARLAEPGSIAAA; from the coding sequence ATGACGGTGATGACCGAACGGACGTCGGGATCGAAATCCTCGGACCGGGTGGTGGTGATCGGCGGCGGGCTCTCCGGCCTGGCCGCGGCGAACCGCATCCAGCGGTCCGGGAGCGCCCTGCGCCGTCCGGTCGAGGTCGTCGTCCTGGAGGCGAAGGACCGGGTCGGCGGCGTGATCGCCACGGAACGTCGCGACGGCTTCACCCTTGAGCTCGGACCGGACTCGTTCATCACCAACAAGCCCTGGGCGGCCGACCTCTGCCGGAGCCTGGACCTGGAAGACCAGCTCATCGAGGCGGCCCCAGCGCTCCGACGATCATTCGTGGTCCGCAAGGGGAAGCTCGCCCCGGTGCCCGAGGGCTTCGTCCTGATGGCCCCCCATCGGCTGAGGCCCATCCTGGCCTCGCCGATCCTCTCGCTTCGGGGCAAGATCAGGCTGCTGGCCGAAGCCCTGATCCCGCGCCGGGAAAAACCGGGCGAGGAGAGCCTGGCGGCCTTCGTCCGCCGACGGCTCGGCCGAGAGGCGCTCGACCGGCTGGTCCAGCCGCTCGTCGGCGGGATGTACACCGGCGATCCCAACAACCTGAGCCTCAAGGCCACGCTCCCGCAATTCCTGGCGATGGAGCAGGAGCACGGCAGCCTCATCCGCGCCGCCTGGCGCCGCCGCAAGGACGCCGAGGCCCGCCTGGAAACCGAGTCCTCCGGGGCCCGCTTCGGGATGTTCGTCTCGCTGGCCGAGGGCATGGGAGCCCTCCCCCGGGCGCTCGCGGCGACGCTCCGCGCCGGAACCGTGAGGACGAACGCCGCGGTCCGGCGGATCACCCGCGCGACGAACGGCTCCGGCTGGCTCGTCGAGCCGCTCGACGGCCCCCCCATCGAGGCCGACGCGGTCGTGGCGACCACCGAGGCCCACGCCACGGCCCGCATGATCGACGGCGTCGATCCCTCGCTGGCGCTCCAGCTCCGGGGAATCCCTTACGCCTCCTCGATCATCGTCAACGTCGCCTATCGCCGAGACCGGATCCAGCATCCGATGAACGGCTTCGGCTTCGTCGTCCCGGCGATCGAAGAACGGCGGATCCTCGCCGGATCCTTCCTGAACGTCAAATTCCCGCGCCGCGCGCCCGAGGGGACGGCCCTGATCCGCGTCTTCGTCGGCGGGGCGGCGCAGCCGGAACTCTTCGACCTCGACGACGACGCCGTCCGCCAGATCGTCTCGGCGGAACTCGGCGAACTCATCGGCGCGACCGGCGACCCGATCTTCCTGGAAATCACCCGCCACGCCCGCTCCATGCCCCAGTACGTCCTGGGCCACCTGGAACTCGTCGAGACGATCCGCCGCAAGGCCGCGAGGCACCCCAACCTCTTCCTCACGGGCGTCGCCTACGACGGGGTCGGCATCCCCGACTGCATCCGCGCCGCCGAGGCCACCGCCGACGCCGTCGTCGCCCGCCTGGCCGAGCCCGGCTCCATCGCCGCCGCCTGA
- a CDS encoding ABC transporter permease — MRNRPGLLGRFLILAGLSLLVFWPAAATILEAARPTTGLDATATGSAIDPAATEAVATETGGLARPARLAAETLIVVAGTEALALPIGVLLALLLFRTDVWGRRFLLAALGLALFVPLPLHATAWLGAFGDAGRMQAFGVRPFLVGRLGVIVVTAMAALPWVVLLSGVGLRLVEPELEESALLEMPARRVWWKVTLRRSSAAIAAAALAVAVLAAGDMTVTDLLQVRTYAEEAYVQFTLGRGPAGAAAVAVPPLLLLGVGIALVGRALSRIAPARLASGFGRSRIWRLGRWRIPVGVLLLLLVGNLIALPLYSLVWRAGRVGGRATLGQAPSWSPSGFLGTLASAAEECREPLETSAALAAAAATFAVALAWGLCWLARASRAWRGVALLVVALTLAAPGPVAGMALLLAYRAVDWIYDAPAIVVLAMAARTLPYAVLVLWPTLRGLPDEVMDAAAVDGLPPAAIVRRVALPLSRRATAAAWATSFVLGLGELPATNLIAPPGVSTISALIWSLLHTGVESHLAGVALTTLGAIALAGGVAMLLLRKVVSHPSRRV, encoded by the coding sequence GTGAGGAATAGGCCCGGCCTGCTGGGCCGCTTCCTGATCCTCGCCGGGCTGTCGCTCCTCGTCTTCTGGCCGGCGGCGGCGACGATCCTCGAAGCCGCGCGGCCGACCACGGGGCTCGACGCGACGGCGACGGGGTCGGCGATCGACCCGGCGGCGACGGAAGCCGTCGCGACCGAGACCGGCGGCCTGGCGCGTCCGGCGAGGCTGGCGGCCGAGACCCTCATCGTGGTCGCGGGGACCGAGGCGCTGGCGCTGCCGATCGGGGTCCTGCTGGCGTTGCTCCTGTTCCGGACGGACGTCTGGGGCCGTCGGTTCCTGCTCGCGGCCCTGGGGTTGGCTCTGTTCGTGCCGCTGCCGCTCCACGCGACGGCCTGGCTGGGGGCCTTCGGCGACGCCGGCCGGATGCAGGCGTTCGGCGTGCGGCCGTTCCTCGTCGGGCGGCTCGGCGTGATCGTCGTCACGGCGATGGCCGCCCTCCCCTGGGTCGTCCTCCTCTCCGGCGTCGGCCTGCGACTCGTCGAGCCTGAGCTGGAGGAATCGGCGCTCCTGGAGATGCCCGCCCGGCGGGTCTGGTGGAAGGTGACGCTGCGTCGAAGCTCGGCCGCGATCGCCGCGGCGGCGCTGGCCGTCGCGGTCCTCGCCGCCGGGGACATGACCGTGACCGACCTGCTGCAAGTCCGCACCTACGCCGAGGAGGCGTACGTCCAGTTCACGCTCGGTCGCGGGCCCGCCGGGGCGGCGGCCGTCGCGGTCCCCCCCCTGCTCCTCCTGGGCGTGGGGATCGCGCTGGTGGGCCGGGCCCTGTCGCGTATCGCGCCGGCGAGGCTCGCGAGCGGGTTCGGGCGCTCCCGAATCTGGCGGCTCGGTCGATGGCGGATTCCCGTGGGCGTGCTGTTGCTCCTGCTGGTCGGGAACCTGATCGCGCTGCCGCTCTACAGCCTCGTATGGCGAGCCGGGAGGGTCGGCGGGCGGGCCACGCTCGGCCAGGCCCCCTCGTGGTCGCCTTCGGGATTCCTCGGCACGCTGGCCTCCGCCGCCGAGGAATGCCGCGAGCCGCTGGAGACCAGCGCCGCGCTGGCGGCGGCCGCCGCGACGTTCGCGGTCGCGCTGGCGTGGGGCCTGTGCTGGCTGGCTCGGGCCTCGCGGGCCTGGCGGGGGGTCGCGCTCCTCGTCGTCGCCCTGACGCTCGCCGCGCCGGGCCCGGTCGCGGGGATGGCCCTGCTCCTGGCCTACCGCGCCGTGGACTGGATCTACGACGCGCCGGCGATCGTCGTGCTGGCGATGGCGGCGCGGACGCTCCCCTATGCGGTGCTGGTCCTCTGGCCGACGTTGCGCGGGCTGCCGGACGAGGTGATGGACGCCGCGGCGGTCGACGGCCTGCCGCCGGCCGCGATCGTCCGCCGGGTGGCGCTGCCGCTCTCGCGGCGGGCCACGGCGGCCGCCTGGGCGACCTCGTTCGTGCTCGGCCTCGGGGAGCTTCCCGCCACGAACCTGATCGCCCCGCCGGGAGTCTCGACGATCAGCGCCCTGATCTGGAGCCTCTTGCACACGGGCGTCGAGAGTCACCTCGCGGGCGTGGCCCTGACGACGCTCGGCGCGATCGCCCTGGCGGGGGGCGTGGCGATGCTCCTGCTTCGGAAGGTCGTGTCGCACCCCTCGCGACGCGTGTAA
- a CDS encoding ABC transporter permease, translated as MSWKWGPGPVFAYEWLRASRRWQLYASRSGFIAVLMFGLFLTWSSWASRTDGYAISELASFGHALYAVIANFELTLVLLAAPAATAGAVCLDKARGTLLHVMATDLTDAEIVLGKLGSGLLPVVGLVFCVLPVMMLASLLGGIDPRLLLTSFVVTLGTAVLVCTLAFTLSVWGSKTHEVLGTTYLILIAWLALIPLLTTVFLRLVFREWVSPSATAFLESAMAGLVVFNPYALMFPDYNEPIEGHLIRVLIYLAGCLGLSLAMVGATVWRIRPITIRRRAEGVASKEPAWWARLRWPSLLPTPSLDANPVLWREWSRNRPSRWGRVLGAGYAFFAVGLASASIVELITRGSTMFEFGILADVYIVGVGLLLLSVRAATSLSEERIRGSLDVLLSTPLSTPEILAGKWWGTCRRSLMVVALPVAIGVLQCFHSGRWLQLALFATLLSTYVALITSLGLMIAVEVPRQGRAAGIAVGLYVASCFGWPILAAMTMSGGDSFGMMLMLGSPPVGTVIAGLDLARDNSDLSYQMALAGGMVLCSLIQAMAALALFQTACGSFGRGVGRATDSSEPRGSLADFRVLIPRFGREREVEPAPKPAPSELG; from the coding sequence ATGTCGTGGAAATGGGGACCGGGGCCGGTGTTCGCCTACGAGTGGCTTCGCGCTTCGCGAAGATGGCAGCTTTACGCTTCTCGTTCGGGCTTCATCGCGGTCCTTATGTTCGGCCTCTTCCTGACCTGGAGTTCGTGGGCGAGTCGCACGGACGGCTATGCAATCTCGGAACTGGCCTCCTTCGGGCACGCGCTCTATGCGGTGATCGCGAACTTCGAGCTGACGCTGGTGCTGCTCGCGGCGCCGGCGGCGACGGCCGGGGCCGTCTGCCTCGACAAGGCGCGGGGCACGCTGCTCCACGTCATGGCCACCGACCTCACCGACGCCGAGATCGTCCTGGGAAAGCTCGGATCGGGTCTGCTCCCGGTGGTCGGGCTGGTCTTCTGCGTGCTGCCGGTGATGATGCTCGCCTCCCTCCTGGGAGGGATCGACCCTCGGCTGCTGCTCACCTCCTTCGTCGTCACCCTGGGGACGGCGGTCCTCGTCTGCACCCTGGCCTTCACGCTTTCGGTGTGGGGCAGCAAGACCCACGAGGTCCTCGGGACGACCTACCTGATCCTGATCGCATGGCTCGCGCTGATTCCATTGCTTACGACGGTTTTCTTGCGCCTGGTCTTCCGGGAGTGGGTCTCCCCGTCCGCGACCGCGTTCCTCGAATCAGCCATGGCCGGGTTGGTCGTATTCAACCCCTACGCCTTGATGTTTCCCGACTATAACGAGCCCATCGAGGGACACTTGATCCGAGTGCTGATCTACCTTGCGGGGTGTTTGGGGCTCAGCCTGGCGATGGTCGGCGCGACGGTCTGGCGGATCCGCCCGATCACGATCCGACGGCGCGCGGAGGGCGTCGCATCGAAGGAGCCGGCGTGGTGGGCGCGACTGCGGTGGCCGAGCCTCCTGCCAACCCCCTCGCTCGACGCGAATCCGGTCCTCTGGCGCGAGTGGAGCCGCAACCGCCCCTCGCGTTGGGGACGTGTCCTGGGGGCGGGCTACGCCTTCTTCGCCGTGGGGCTGGCGTCGGCCTCGATCGTGGAGCTGATCACGAGGGGAAGCACGATGTTCGAGTTCGGCATCCTCGCCGACGTGTACATCGTCGGCGTAGGGCTCCTGCTCCTGAGCGTCCGGGCGGCGACGTCGCTGTCCGAGGAGCGGATTCGGGGGAGTCTGGACGTCCTGCTGTCGACCCCCCTGTCCACGCCGGAGATCCTCGCCGGCAAATGGTGGGGGACCTGTCGACGCTCGCTGATGGTCGTCGCCCTGCCCGTCGCGATCGGCGTGCTGCAATGCTTCCATTCGGGCCGATGGCTCCAGCTCGCCCTGTTCGCGACCTTGCTCTCGACGTACGTAGCGCTCATCACGAGCCTGGGCCTGATGATCGCCGTCGAGGTGCCGCGGCAGGGACGCGCCGCGGGGATCGCCGTGGGGCTGTATGTGGCGTCCTGCTTCGGCTGGCCGATCCTCGCCGCGATGACGATGAGCGGCGGGGACTCGTTCGGGATGATGTTGATGCTGGGCTCGCCCCCCGTGGGGACCGTGATCGCCGGCCTGGATCTGGCCCGAGACAACTCGGACCTGAGCTATCAGATGGCGCTCGCGGGTGGGATGGTCCTTTGCAGCCTGATCCAGGCGATGGCGGCGCTGGCGCTGTTCCAGACGGCCTGCGGCTCGTTCGGCCGGGGCGTGGGGCGCGCGACCGATTCGAGCGAACCGCGGGGCTCGTTGGCGGATTTCCGGGTGTTGATCCCCCGGTTCGGCCGGGAACGCGAGGTCGAGCCGGCCCCCAAGCCGGCTCCCTCCGAGCTCGGCTGA
- the hemE gene encoding uroporphyrinogen decarboxylase encodes MTSDSSTQGRRTPDVLWNSRFLKACRREPTDVTPVWLMRQAGRYMSEYRSLRSKVSFLELCKTPELAAETTIFAAETLGVDAAILFADILLILEPLGFDLEFSKGEGPVIHNPIGEPADVARMEPLTDVSALGYVYEAVRLIRAGLPSVMPLIGFAGAPFTLACYAIEGGGSRHYVKAKTFMYRHPAAWDALMTILTDSTARYLNAQVAAGAQAVQLFDSWVGSIGPDEYRRFVQPHMKRLFAQIEPGVATLHFGTDTGSLLELQRDAGGMVIGLDWRVELDRAWDLLGPGVGVQGNLDPIALFAPLDEIAGQTRRILKQAAGRPGHIFNLGHGILPHTPVDHVRALVQMVHEFSVK; translated from the coding sequence ATGACGAGCGATTCCTCGACGCAAGGCCGGCGGACGCCGGACGTACTCTGGAACAGCCGATTCCTGAAGGCCTGCCGACGCGAGCCCACCGACGTCACCCCCGTCTGGCTGATGCGCCAGGCAGGCCGGTACATGTCCGAGTATCGCTCGCTGCGCTCCAAGGTGTCGTTCCTGGAACTGTGCAAGACCCCGGAGCTGGCGGCTGAGACGACGATCTTCGCCGCCGAAACCCTGGGCGTCGACGCCGCCATCTTGTTCGCCGACATCCTCCTGATCCTCGAACCGCTGGGATTCGATCTGGAGTTCTCCAAGGGGGAGGGGCCGGTCATTCACAACCCGATCGGCGAACCGGCCGACGTTGCCCGGATGGAGCCGCTGACGGACGTCTCGGCGCTCGGGTACGTCTACGAAGCCGTCCGGCTGATCCGGGCCGGGCTCCCGTCCGTCATGCCGCTGATCGGCTTCGCCGGGGCCCCGTTCACGCTGGCCTGCTACGCGATCGAAGGGGGGGGCTCCCGGCACTACGTGAAGGCCAAGACCTTCATGTACCGCCATCCCGCCGCCTGGGACGCGCTGATGACGATCCTGACCGACTCCACGGCCCGGTACCTGAACGCCCAGGTCGCCGCCGGGGCCCAGGCCGTGCAACTGTTCGACAGCTGGGTCGGCTCGATCGGGCCCGACGAGTACCGGCGGTTCGTCCAGCCTCACATGAAACGACTGTTCGCCCAGATCGAACCGGGCGTCGCCACGCTCCATTTCGGGACCGACACCGGCTCGCTCCTGGAACTCCAGCGCGACGCGGGCGGGATGGTGATCGGGCTGGACTGGCGGGTGGAGCTGGATCGGGCGTGGGACCTGCTCGGCCCCGGGGTCGGCGTGCAGGGGAACCTCGACCCGATCGCGCTGTTCGCCCCCCTCGACGAGATCGCCGGCCAGACGCGTCGGATTCTCAAGCAGGCGGCGGGGCGGCCCGGCCATATCTTCAACCTGGGACACGGCATCCTGCCGCACACCCCGGTCGACCATGTCCGGGCCCTGGTCCAGATGGTTCATGAATTCTCTGTTAAGTAA